In a genomic window of Staphylococcus taiwanensis:
- a CDS encoding sulfurtransferase TusA family protein — MLYELGTVGMVCPFPLIEAQKKMQTLENGDELKIDFDCTQATEALPNWAAEQGYPVTNYEQLDDASWTITVQKA, encoded by the coding sequence ATGTTATATGAATTAGGAACTGTAGGTATGGTTTGTCCATTTCCACTCATCGAAGCACAGAAAAAGATGCAAACATTAGAAAATGGTGATGAATTAAAAATTGATTTTGATTGCACGCAAGCTACAGAAGCGTTACCTAATTGGGCTGCTGAACAAGGTTATCCAGTTACCAATTATGAACAACTTGATGATGCTTCTTGGACAATCACTGTTCAAAAAGCATAG